The Candidatus Arthromitus sp. SFB-mouse-Japan genome includes a region encoding these proteins:
- the obgE gene encoding GTPase ObgE has protein sequence MFIDVAKIYVKSGKGGDGCVSFRREKYVPLGGPDGGDGGKGGDIIFEVDHNINTLIDFRYNSKFLAEDGGDGGTSKCYGKDGKDVIIKVPEGTILIHSESGKVIKDLSSENSRFVLLKGGKGGKGNCKFCTPTRQAPDFAEPGMPHDEMNLTLELRLIADVGLIGMPNVGKSTLISKVSNAKPKIANYHFTTLHPNLGVVDYKGISGFVIADIPGIIEGASKGIGLGLEFLRHIERTRVLVHILDISGIEGRDPIDDFKLINNELAEYNYDLMNRPQIVVLNKGDMLYDGREKIQNVKNVIKSLGYSDVFEISAVTGNGLLELLRNVKKLVDKTPKPILNFEEDEVYVFEPKRFSYTISKEVNEFGDEYYLITGSFVDRLLNSVNIYNFSSLRYFHKVLTNKGVIDELKLMGVQEGDLVRLNDFEFEFIG, from the coding sequence AGATTTATGTTAAATCAGGAAAAGGTGGAGATGGTTGTGTTTCTTTTAGGAGGGAGAAGTATGTACCTTTAGGTGGACCTGATGGTGGTGATGGTGGAAAAGGAGGGGATATCATATTTGAAGTTGATCACAATATTAATACTCTAATTGATTTTAGGTATAATAGTAAATTTTTAGCAGAAGATGGGGGGGATGGAGGAACTTCAAAGTGTTATGGTAAAGATGGAAAAGATGTTATTATAAAAGTACCTGAAGGGACAATTTTAATACATTCTGAAAGTGGTAAAGTTATAAAAGATTTATCTAGTGAAAATAGTAGGTTTGTTTTACTAAAAGGTGGCAAAGGTGGTAAGGGAAATTGTAAATTTTGTACACCTACTAGGCAAGCACCAGATTTTGCTGAGCCTGGTATGCCTCATGATGAAATGAACTTAACTTTGGAGCTTAGACTTATCGCAGATGTAGGATTAATTGGGATGCCAAATGTTGGAAAATCTACTTTGATATCAAAAGTTAGTAATGCAAAACCTAAAATTGCTAATTATCATTTTACAACATTACATCCGAATTTGGGGGTTGTTGATTATAAAGGTATAAGTGGATTTGTTATTGCAGATATTCCAGGAATAATTGAGGGAGCATCGAAGGGTATTGGTCTTGGACTTGAGTTTTTAAGGCATATTGAAAGAACTAGAGTACTTGTACATATATTAGATATTTCGGGGATCGAAGGAAGAGATCCCATAGATGATTTTAAATTAATTAATAATGAACTTGCTGAGTATAATTATGATTTGATGAATAGACCTCAAATTGTTGTTTTGAATAAAGGTGATATGTTATATGATGGAAGAGAAAAGATTCAGAACGTTAAGAATGTTATTAAATCTCTCGGGTATAGTGATGTATTTGAAATATCGGCGGTTACTGGAAATGGATTATTGGAGTTACTTAGGAATGTAAAAAAATTGGTTGATAAGACACCAAAGCCTATTTTGAACTTTGAAGAAGATGAAGTGTATGTTTTTGAACCTAAAAGATTTAGTTATACTATTTCAAAAGAAGTCAATGAATTTGGGGATGAATATTATTTAATTACTGGAAGTTTTGTTGATAGATTACTTAATTCTGTGAATATTTATAATTTTAGTTCGCTTAGATATTTTCATAAAGTTTTGACTAATAAGGGCGTTATTGATGAACTCAAATTGATGGGAGTACAGGAAGGTGACCTTGTTAGATTGAATGATTTCGAATTTGAATTTATAGGATAG
- the nadD gene encoding nicotinate-nucleotide adenylyltransferase: protein MKIGVLGGTFNPIHNGHINIANKIYNEFKLEKVLFLLNKIPPHKNYIELLSDHVRLEMLRKAIKDYVYFDIEYYELKKDSISYTYESLEYLKNHFGYNELFFIIGSDNLINFESWKGIDRIFKSAVIVVYLRLDSHLNDVLNLKKYYEDVYNAHIKIFLGEIINLSSTEIREKIIKNENIFGLVPNDVYDYIISERLYLE, encoded by the coding sequence TTGAAGATAGGAGTTTTGGGTGGGACATTTAATCCTATTCATAATGGACATATTAATATAGCTAATAAAATATATAATGAATTTAAATTAGAGAAGGTTTTATTTTTATTGAATAAAATACCTCCTCATAAGAATTACATAGAACTTTTAAGTGATCATGTTAGGTTAGAAATGTTGAGAAAAGCTATCAAAGATTATGTGTATTTTGATATTGAGTATTATGAACTAAAAAAAGACTCAATATCTTATACTTATGAAAGTTTGGAATATTTGAAAAATCATTTTGGATATAATGAATTATTTTTTATAATTGGTTCAGATAATCTAATTAATTTTGAAAGTTGGAAGGGAATCGATAGAATATTTAAAAGTGCAGTTATTGTGGTTTATTTAAGATTAGATAGTCATCTAAATGATGTATTAAATCTTAAGAAATATTATGAGGATGTTTACAATGCACATATAAAGATATTTTTAGGAGAAATAATTAATTTATCTTCAACTGAGATTAGAGAAAAGATTATTAAAAATGAGAATATTTTTGGACTTGTTCCAAATGATGTTTATGATTATATTATCTCAGAGAGATTGTATTTGGAGTGA
- the yqeK gene encoding bis(5'-nucleosyl)-tetraphosphatase (symmetrical) YqeK: protein MDFLAVDRYIKENLNNFRYEHTLRVVDMGMILCNKLSYCDEEKVKIACYFHDVGKNLPEDTILNMTLNEGYELNEYELKNIHIFHGVASMVIARDKFNVDDIQILNAIKNHVTGAEDMSIIDKIVFLADFFEMGRNFERVYKSRDAALIDLDLDKSMLFAYNSIIVELLEKGRFIHENTIKARNFILKNL, encoded by the coding sequence ATGGATTTTTTAGCTGTTGATAGGTATATAAAAGAAAATCTTAATAATTTTAGATATGAGCATACTCTAAGAGTTGTGGATATGGGTATGATTTTATGTAATAAGTTATCTTATTGTGATGAGGAAAAAGTTAAAATTGCTTGTTATTTTCATGATGTAGGAAAGAATTTACCTGAAGATACGATTTTAAATATGACACTTAATGAAGGATATGAATTAAATGAATATGAATTGAAGAATATACATATCTTTCATGGCGTTGCATCTATGGTAATTGCAAGAGATAAATTTAATGTAGATGATATACAAATATTAAATGCTATTAAAAATCATGTTACAGGTGCAGAAGATATGTCTATTATTGATAAAATTGTATTTCTTGCAGATTTTTTTGAGATGGGGAGAAATTTTGAAAGAGTTTATAAATCTAGGGATGCTGCTTTGATTGATTTGGATTTAGATAAATCTATGTTATTTGCTTATAATTCTATAATTGTAGAGCTTTTAGAAAAAGGAAGATTTATTCATGAGAATACTATAAAAGCGAGGAATTTTATTTTGAAAAATTTGTGA